One stretch of Streptomyces sp. NBC_00443 DNA includes these proteins:
- the rodA gene encoding rod shape-determining protein RodA — MTGANSFQVSGYGPERAGWTRLFARDSLARRLDWPILLAAIGLSLIGSILVFSATRNRTELNQGDQYYFLIRHILNTGIGVALMVGTVWLGHRTLRTAVPILYGFSVFLILLVLTPLGSTINGAHSWIKLPGGFSLQPSEFVKVTIILGMAMLLATRVDAGDKQYPDHRTVVQALGLAAVPMLIVLLMPDLGSVMVMVVIVLGVLLASGASNRWVFGLIGAGTMGAIAVWQLGVLDDYQIARFAAFANPELDPAGVGYNTNQARIAIGSGGLMGAGLFHGSQTTGQFVPEQQTDFVFTVAGEELGFLGGGLILLLLGVILWRACRIARETTELYGTIVAAGIVAWFAFQAFENVGMTLGIMPVTGLPLPFVSYGGSSMFAVWVAVGLLQSIRVQRPLSA, encoded by the coding sequence ATGACCGGCGCCAACAGTTTCCAGGTCTCCGGGTACGGGCCCGAACGGGCGGGCTGGACCCGCCTGTTCGCCCGCGACTCGCTCGCCCGCCGGCTCGACTGGCCGATACTGCTGGCGGCGATCGGCCTGTCGCTGATCGGCTCGATCCTCGTCTTCTCGGCGACACGCAACCGCACCGAGCTCAATCAGGGCGACCAGTACTACTTCCTGATCCGGCACATCCTGAACACCGGCATCGGGGTCGCGCTGATGGTCGGGACGGTCTGGCTGGGGCACCGCACCCTGCGCACGGCCGTGCCGATCCTGTACGGCTTCTCGGTGTTCCTGATCCTGCTGGTGCTCACCCCGCTCGGCTCCACGATCAACGGCGCCCACTCCTGGATCAAGCTTCCCGGCGGCTTCTCGCTCCAGCCCTCGGAGTTCGTGAAGGTCACGATCATCCTGGGCATGGCGATGCTGCTGGCGACGAGAGTGGACGCGGGGGACAAGCAGTACCCGGACCACCGCACGGTCGTGCAGGCGCTGGGCCTGGCCGCGGTGCCGATGCTGATCGTGCTGCTCATGCCCGACCTCGGGTCGGTCATGGTGATGGTGGTGATCGTGCTGGGCGTGCTGCTCGCGTCCGGTGCCTCCAACCGCTGGGTCTTCGGGCTGATCGGTGCGGGCACCATGGGGGCGATCGCGGTCTGGCAGCTGGGCGTCCTGGACGACTACCAGATCGCCCGCTTCGCGGCCTTCGCCAACCCGGAGCTCGACCCGGCGGGCGTCGGCTACAACACCAACCAGGCGCGGATCGCGATCGGTTCCGGCGGGCTCATGGGCGCCGGACTGTTCCACGGCTCGCAGACCACCGGCCAGTTCGTGCCGGAGCAGCAGACCGACTTCGTGTTCACCGTGGCGGGGGAGGAACTGGGCTTCCTCGGCGGCGGGCTGATCCTCCTCCTCCTCGGCGTGATCCTGTGGCGCGCCTGCCGTATCGCCCGCGAGACCACCGAGCTGTACGGGACGATCGTCGCGGCGGGGATCGTGGCGTGGTTCGCCTTCCAGGCGTTCGAGAACGTCGGGATGACGCTGGGGATCATGCCGGTGACCGGTCTGCCACTGCCCTTCGTGTCGTACGGAGGGTCGTCGATGTTCGCG
- the mrdA gene encoding penicillin-binding protein 2, translating to MSNIPETGRTPRVQIRLVVIQILVLSLLGTLGGRLWYLQIREGDAYAKEASGNHVQQVVQPAVRGSILDARGVPLADNETRLVVSASRTDLLKMKDDGEGVLTKLAKVLGMKREDVMGKVRLCDAETPQPCWNGSPYQPIPITDEATPKQALQIRERAEDFPGINAEPQALRRYPSPGNSNTAQVLGYLSPVTDEELQQAQDTDSPYLRSDQVGRSGLERKYDKQLRGKAGVTRYEVDNLGRVIGQAKADAAQPGANLVTSIDARVQRVAEYELNEAMKEARKEWDRNTNERYKADSGAVVVMEAKTGRVVAMASNPSYDPNAWVGGISAKDYKQLTGKASNYPLLNRAIQGQSAPGSIFKVVPTAAAVNAGYSFDGPYECSSSYAIGGQVFKNFESKGYGPISLGRALEVSCDTVFYRLSHEEWKRDGGTKPKKNAGDWFYKTAHQFGLGAETGIDLPNEVTGRIPDRQWKQDYWKANKDAWCKYGKKDGSYAEKIAYENCLEGNRLRAGDSVNYSIGQGDTLVTPIQMATIYSAISNGGTLYDPSVGKAVVSPDGKSVEEIKPKSHGKLPMSKQTLAAMDDALAGVATRGTAAWRFAQVGWPQDKIPMHAKTGTAEVYGKQTTSWFATYTKDYSIVMTISQGGTGSGASGPAVRNIYDALYGVSDDGAINKKNALLATPEKNLPKVRTDGTIASPKVSKDPAKEQRAGQKGEAEPDEQQIAGTVAPPTTENRDTRRRRRRGRGRGSRRMLT from the coding sequence GTGAGCAACATCCCCGAGACCGGCCGGACGCCCCGCGTCCAGATCCGGCTCGTCGTCATCCAGATCCTCGTCCTCTCCCTCCTGGGCACCCTGGGCGGGCGCCTGTGGTACCTGCAGATCCGCGAGGGCGACGCGTACGCCAAGGAGGCGTCCGGCAACCACGTCCAGCAGGTCGTGCAGCCCGCCGTGCGCGGCTCGATCCTGGACGCGCGCGGAGTGCCGCTCGCGGACAACGAGACGCGGCTGGTGGTCTCCGCCTCCCGCACCGACCTGCTGAAGATGAAGGACGACGGCGAAGGCGTCCTCACCAAGCTGGCCAAGGTGCTCGGCATGAAGCGCGAGGACGTGATGGGCAAGGTCCGGCTGTGCGACGCCGAGACCCCACAGCCCTGCTGGAATGGCTCGCCGTACCAGCCCATCCCCATCACCGACGAGGCCACCCCCAAGCAGGCCCTGCAGATCCGTGAGCGTGCCGAGGACTTCCCCGGCATCAACGCCGAGCCACAGGCCCTGCGCCGGTACCCGAGCCCCGGCAATTCCAACACCGCCCAGGTCCTCGGCTACCTCTCCCCGGTCACCGACGAGGAGCTCCAGCAGGCCCAGGACACCGACTCGCCGTACCTGCGCTCCGACCAGGTCGGCCGCTCCGGCCTGGAGCGGAAGTACGACAAGCAACTGCGCGGCAAGGCCGGCGTCACCCGCTACGAGGTCGACAACCTCGGCCGGGTCATCGGCCAGGCCAAGGCGGATGCCGCGCAGCCCGGGGCCAACCTCGTCACCAGCATCGACGCCCGCGTGCAGCGGGTCGCCGAGTACGAGCTGAACGAGGCCATGAAGGAAGCCCGCAAGGAGTGGGACCGCAACACCAACGAGCGGTACAAGGCCGACTCGGGCGCGGTCGTGGTGATGGAGGCCAAGACCGGCCGCGTCGTCGCCATGGCGTCCAACCCGTCGTACGACCCGAACGCCTGGGTGGGCGGCATCTCCGCCAAGGACTACAAACAGCTCACCGGCAAGGCCTCCAACTACCCGCTGCTCAACAGGGCGATCCAGGGCCAGTCGGCCCCCGGCTCCATCTTCAAGGTCGTCCCGACGGCCGCCGCGGTCAACGCGGGCTACTCCTTCGACGGCCCGTACGAGTGCTCCAGCTCGTATGCGATCGGCGGCCAGGTCTTCAAGAACTTCGAGTCCAAGGGGTACGGCCCGATCAGCCTCGGCCGCGCCCTGGAGGTCTCCTGCGACACCGTCTTCTACCGCCTCTCCCACGAGGAGTGGAAGCGGGACGGCGGCACCAAGCCGAAGAAGAACGCGGGCGACTGGTTCTACAAGACCGCCCACCAGTTCGGCCTCGGCGCCGAGACCGGCATCGACCTTCCCAACGAGGTCACCGGCCGCATCCCCGACCGCCAGTGGAAGCAGGACTACTGGAAGGCCAACAAGGACGCCTGGTGCAAGTACGGCAAGAAGGACGGCAGCTACGCCGAGAAGATTGCCTACGAGAACTGCCTCGAAGGCAACCGGCTGCGCGCCGGTGACTCCGTCAACTACTCCATCGGCCAGGGTGACACCCTCGTCACCCCCATCCAGATGGCGACCATCTACTCGGCCATCTCCAACGGCGGCACTCTCTACGACCCCTCGGTCGGCAAGGCCGTCGTCAGCCCCGACGGCAAGAGCGTCGAGGAGATCAAGCCCAAGTCCCACGGCAAGCTGCCCATGAGCAAGCAGACGCTGGCCGCGATGGACGACGCCCTCGCGGGAGTCGCCACGCGCGGTACCGCCGCCTGGCGGTTCGCGCAGGTCGGCTGGCCGCAGGACAAGATCCCCATGCACGCCAAGACCGGTACCGCCGAGGTCTACGGCAAGCAGACGACCTCGTGGTTCGCGACGTACACCAAGGACTACTCGATCGTCATGACGATCTCCCAGGGTGGTACGGGTTCCGGCGCCTCGGGTCCGGCCGTGCGCAACATCTACGACGCCCTGTACGGCGTCTCCGACGACGGCGCGATCAACAAGAAGAACGCGCTGCTGGCCACCCCGGAGAAGAACCTGCCGAAGGTCCGCACCGACGGCACCATCGCCTCGCCGAAGGTCTCCAAGGACCCGGCGAAGGAGCAGCGGGCCGGCCAGAAGGGCGAGGCCGAGCCGGACGAGCAGCAGATCGCCGGGACCGTCGCGCCGCCGACGACCGAGAACCGGGACACCCGGCGCAGACGACGCAGGGGCCGTGGGCGCGGAAGCCGGAGGATGCTCACATGA
- the mreC gene encoding rod shape-determining protein MreC, with translation MRDTRESRLLLVLLVAIAFALITVDIRGGVDSPVDGARHAAATVFGPIEDGVSAAVNPVGNAVAAIRDSGERHDRLARLEQENAALKAKLGSDDRNRSRLKQLDKVLKVAGAGQYGIKGAEVIAIGAAQGFSWTITIDVGVNDGIQRDMTVLNGDGLVGRVTTVGPNTATVLLANDPDFTVGTRMEANDELGFASGQGDRPLRVELLNGKAEVKKGDRLVTFGSQADKPFVPGVPVGVVSRVDPSGGNLTRTLYVTPYVGFSKLDIVGVVVQAPAKDPRDTVLPDKPEPTPTPTVTVTVTPGAEDPADGQNQPQADGQDQPEADGENQPQADGQDPPPADGRNQYEQDVYEQEQ, from the coding sequence GTGAGGGACACACGAGAGAGCCGGCTGCTCCTGGTGCTGCTGGTCGCCATCGCGTTCGCGCTGATCACGGTGGACATCCGCGGCGGTGTGGATTCGCCGGTCGACGGTGCCCGCCATGCCGCCGCCACGGTCTTCGGCCCGATCGAGGACGGCGTGTCGGCCGCGGTGAACCCGGTCGGCAACGCGGTCGCCGCGATCCGCGACTCCGGTGAGCGCCACGACCGGCTCGCCCGGCTGGAGCAGGAGAACGCCGCTCTCAAGGCCAAGCTCGGCAGTGACGACCGCAACCGCAGCCGTCTGAAACAACTGGACAAGGTGCTGAAGGTCGCGGGCGCAGGCCAGTACGGCATCAAGGGCGCGGAGGTCATCGCGATAGGAGCGGCCCAGGGCTTCTCCTGGACGATCACCATCGACGTCGGCGTGAACGACGGCATCCAGCGCGACATGACCGTCCTGAACGGGGACGGGCTGGTCGGGCGGGTCACCACCGTCGGCCCGAACACCGCGACCGTGCTCCTCGCCAACGACCCCGACTTCACCGTCGGCACGCGCATGGAGGCCAACGACGAGCTCGGCTTCGCCTCCGGCCAGGGCGACCGGCCGCTGCGCGTCGAACTCCTCAACGGCAAGGCCGAGGTGAAGAAGGGCGACCGGCTCGTGACCTTCGGCTCGCAGGCCGACAAGCCGTTCGTGCCCGGCGTCCCCGTCGGCGTGGTCTCCCGCGTCGACCCGTCCGGGGGCAACCTGACCCGCACCCTGTACGTCACGCCGTACGTCGGCTTCAGCAAGCTCGACATCGTCGGCGTCGTCGTCCAGGCCCCCGCGAAGGACCCGCGCGACACGGTGCTCCCCGACAAGCCCGAGCCGACCCCCACGCCGACCGTGACGGTCACCGTCACTCCGGGCGCCGAGGACCCGGCCGACGGCCAGAACCAGCCGCAGGCGGACGGTCAGGACCAGCCGGAGGCCGACGGTGAGAACCAGCCGCAGGCCGACGGCCAGGATCCGCCTCCGGCCGACGGCCGGAACCAGTACGAGCAAGACGTGTACGAGCAAGAGCAGTAG
- the mreD gene encoding rod shape-determining protein MreD: MRVNRVLLSSSLVVVALVIQVSVLARLHLPGAVPDLLLLTVLGLAMVYGHVGGALVGFGAGLLADLVPPADHAAGRYALVLCVIGYLAGLIKPDHGRLKSATGPMVVVVVAAIGTTLLYAGVGALVGDTAARHVGLGSLLFTAALYDLLLAPFVVPGIMALARRAENDPLADSKSQAKKADISTGWLSGGTGLRIGGQRGGMGGLKGGLKGGLKVKAVRARTARAGRIKGVKRL; this comes from the coding sequence ATGCGCGTCAACCGAGTCCTGCTCTCCTCCTCCCTGGTCGTCGTCGCCCTGGTGATCCAGGTCAGCGTCCTGGCCCGCCTCCACCTCCCGGGCGCCGTCCCCGATCTGCTGCTGCTCACGGTCCTGGGCCTCGCCATGGTCTACGGCCATGTCGGCGGCGCCCTCGTCGGCTTCGGCGCCGGTCTGCTCGCCGACCTCGTCCCGCCCGCCGACCATGCCGCAGGCCGCTATGCGCTGGTGCTGTGCGTCATCGGCTATCTCGCCGGGCTCATCAAGCCGGACCACGGCCGGCTCAAGTCGGCCACCGGGCCGATGGTCGTCGTGGTCGTCGCCGCGATCGGCACGACCTTGCTGTACGCCGGTGTCGGCGCCCTCGTCGGGGACACCGCCGCCCGCCATGTCGGCCTGGGCAGCCTGCTGTTCACGGCCGCGCTGTACGACCTGCTGCTCGCCCCGTTCGTCGTCCCGGGGATCATGGCGCTGGCCCGGCGGGCGGAGAACGATCCGCTCGCCGACAGCAAGTCCCAGGCGAAGAAGGCCGACATCTCCACCGGCTGGCTCTCCGGCGGCACCGGCCTGCGGATCGGCGGCCAGCGCGGCGGGATGGGGGGCCTGAAGGGCGGGCTCAAGGGCGGGCTGAAGGTGAAGGCGGTGCGGGCGCGGACGGCGCGCGCCGGGCGCATCAAGGGGGTCAAGCGGCTGTGA